The following nucleotide sequence is from Sphaeramia orbicularis chromosome 24, fSphaOr1.1, whole genome shotgun sequence.
tattttattattagttCAAAGTTTTTCGTAGCTGCATGTAGATCTGGTGACTGAAGTCAAAGCATATTcagattcacatcatttttttattcatcaaGCAATTCAGTGACTGTCTCGCCCTATGGATGAGTGTGTTGTTACCACCATCATGTTTATTCTCTAATTTGTTACCTATCTGTGTTTGACACCCGTAGTACTGGGATGAGACTTGATAATCTGACTGGTTGTACATGTCCCTATAGTGGCCCCTAGAGGCCTTTCTGGTTTTTACACCACGACACAGGTCTGTTGACATCCTCAGGGTCTCCACAGTGAGGAAACTAGTAGTTTGAGTTCTGTGTCAGTAGCTTTTTAGAGTATTTAATATGTGTTTATACAAAAAAGTATAGTTGGTATGTCCTGAAGAATCAGAGGTTGTTGTTATTATATCTTTAACTCTTTCTTGTGTGTTGTTGTAGGTGAGCGACTTCACCTGGTCCCATGATGGCACCCAGGCTCTCATCTCATACCGTGATGGCTTTGTCCTGGTGGGTTCAGTGAGCGGACAGAGACACTGGTCCTCTGAGATCAACTTGGAAAGCCAGATTACTTGTGGTATCTGGACCCCCGATGACCAGCAGGTAATACACAAACCACATTTTTGATGGATAAGAATGTTTCCTTTGCCACTTTGAGTATGCAGACTTGTCATTCAAAACGCACAGACACACCCTTGAGGAGATTAGCAGTGAGTGACAGCAAGCATTCCCTGTGTTGAATGTGTTGTGCCCTCGATGGGCTATGTTTTTGCTTTCATGCTGTTATATTGTCAAGTCGGATTGGATGTCAACAAGCTTTCACTTTGAATACGTGTTCACATCTTGGTTCTTTGCCTTCATCCCTTATATGTCTCTCTCTTCAAGTTGTTTTTTCATGATATGTATTTTTTTGAGTTTTGCTTACAATCTTATTTTTATACCTAAGTGAACtccctttttatttgtttttcatttccttAAGTTTTATTACTCCTTTTCTGTCCACTAACACTTCATGTTCCTCTGCAGGTGTTGTTTGGTACCGCAGATGGACAGGTGATAGTGATGGACTGTCATGGGCGGATGCTGGCACACATTCTGCTGCATGAGTCGGATGGCATCGTTGGCATGTCATGGAACTACCCCAGTTTCCTGGTCGAGGACAGCAGTGAGAGCGACACAGACTCCGACGACTATTCCCCACCACAAGGTATGACACTCTGCCTTTGAGTTATGGAGTAGACTCTTCAAAGTAGTCCAAAGACCATCTGTTTTACCAATATGGTGAAATAAGGTTTCCAAACTACGTATGTGTATTAGATTAGGCACATATCCTGCAATTATTGTAACATCATGTCAAAGTCTGTTGCTTTTTATGCATATATCACAGAGTTGAATGTAAGACGTATACCATATAATGCCAGCATGCATAATAAGCAGGCAATGCACTGCAAGGGCAAAGGTCAATCCAATACAAGCCACATAATTTCTACTCAAACAATGGGAAAGTAGGGATGGAGAGAAAGCAGCACACTTTGATCAATGTGTCTGATCTTGTGATAATGCAAATCTTGTAAAAAGTTAAAATCAAACAAGCAGATAGAATGTACGGTGGATGAAAGGGTAAGATTCTGAAGTGATCCACTGGTTTGGATCACATAGCATAGCACCATTTATTTCAGTGTGTCTTGATACATGGTAGTGTTTCATAGCTGTTTTTCATCCACTGTGTTAGTTCCTTTTAATATCCTGTTTGTTCTTTCAGTAATTCATTGGCATCTCCTGATCTACATATGCCTTCACTACTTGGGTTTCCATGTACCTGTTATTGACACACTAACATTGCTACCTCTTTGAAGCTTGAAAAAATGCGTTTGTATTATTTGAAGTTTGCCAGTAGTAACATAAAAAGTCCACTTAAGATTAACCACTTAAGATTATcgtttcagttttattttcatagatttttatatagatttttaaATTCTAATCCGTTTGGACTCTACTGGAATAAGTTTGAGATGTCAGGAGAGCTGAGGTAATTTAGTATGATGCCTCAGTTGACTGAATGCTATTTTTACCATTAGGACCTGTTTTAGCCTTTGCAGCCCTCATTACCAGAGTTGTCAACTTGGtacaaaatgaaaacagtttCAGGGTAAACATATTTCCACAAACCGTTTTGGatgctttatttttaatttgtgacAATTTCTGCATTTAGTTAATCCTGTTGTGATGCTAGTGACATCAGCTTTCCTTTTTTTGACACGGTCGGCTACTGACTCACAGATGTACAATAGCAGTAATCAGGTCCTGTCACTCTGTCACTAAGGATGACAGTATGGCTGGTGAGTTAGCACTACCTTTCCCAAATTTAGGATTGGGACCCAAAGTGGGTTGCAGAACCATTTTTATCGAGTCATGGTTGGCAGAGTAAAATATAACAATACAATACCATTGTAAGATATGAAAATTCATTTGAAGAGAGAGTTCGTAAACATTTGCTGTACTGAAGTAATTGTAAACAGGAGGGACCTAATGTTTTATGATGGAGGTACTCAGGAAGGAAAGCTTAAAAATTAAACTGGACAAATGTCTTGAAATGAGCCATTGACTGTGTTTACATGTATGTCAGTACACCGAAACTGTAGGATTGTGAGCATGTAAACATTGTATCCCCATTTGAATATCAAATACGACCTTATGCCAGGTTTGAGAAACTCAGAACAAACCCAGATTCTCTAACAGAAGTAATCCCCATAACCAGGATACTGTTACATGTACAGGTCATACCAAAGTTACCGACAATGATGTCACAGAAATGCAAATGTGCCAGTGGTAATTTAAGAATCTCACAAGAACAACAGAAACAGAGTTTTATCTTTCAGTATTGGAAAGAAAGATGAGATGGTTAAGTTCATAGTAAAGCAACCAACAGGATGTCAGCTGCCCCTAAACAAACCATGCAACAGTGCATTGTAGAAATTACTACAGAAACTTTACTATGTGGATTACCTTTAAAACCAGTGGCTGGACTGCACTATGACAACACTCTGCCATTAGCCACAGCTGCGTGTCGTCATCCTCCTCCTTGTCCTATGTGGTGACAGAATAACAGCTGGAGGATGTGTTTACCTGTTGATCTTATCTCCCATTGCTGGCAGTAGATAAACATCAGTAAAACAAGTCACCAATGCACTGCTAAGTGtgttataaaccaaagtggtctcATTTGCTGTAGCTTTTGAACTTGAAAATTGGCAGAAGTTACTTAGTTATGTTTAGTTATGTTAGATTAATTTAATTACCGGTGCTTGCACCAACAGCAGCAGTATTGAGTAACTCGGATGCTAGTATTGGTATCATGTAAACAGGGAAATGAGTATCCAGATTTATCTGTGTTCCATGTAAACACCATATCCTGGGTATGATCAAAACCAGGATATGCCTCATAACCGATAAACACATTTGTACTTGGTAGAGGAGCAAGTCTAAAAAGGCTAAAAGTTGCTCAGTCATGTCTTAGTGTACATTTTATTCTAACagtgtgttagggttagggttaactaacTTTGTCACTGTTAGAAGTGTTTGTTGACTTTATCTTGACGTCCCATTGTTCCAGCAAAGATCCTttatgacctccgccaaggaggttatgtttttgccagggtttgtttgtttgtttgtttgtctgtttgtttgtctgtccgttagtgtgcaacataactcaaaaagttatggacagatttggatgaaattttcagggtttgttggaaatgggataaggaagaaatgattaaattttggtggtgatcgggggtgggggggcccacaggggggggcactgatcgttagtgtgcaacataactcaaaaagttatggacagatttggatgaaattttcagggtttgttggaaatgggataaggaagaaatgattaaattttggtggtgatcgggggtggggggcccacaggggggggcactgatcgttagtgtgcaacataactcaaaaagttatggacagatttggatgaaattttcagggtttgttggaaatgggataaggaagaaatgattaaattttggtggtgatcgggggtgggggggcccacaggggggggcactgatcgttagtgtgcaacataactcaaaaagttatggacagatttggatgaaattttcagggttgttggaaatgggataaggaagaaatgattaaattttggtggtgatcgggggtggggggggcccatggggggggcactgatcgttagtgtgcaacataactcaaaaagttatggacagatttggatgaaattttcagggtttgttggaaatgggataaggaagaaatgattaaattttggtggtgatcgggggggggggcactgatcagccttggcggaggtctgcgctctccgagtgcttctagttcaacatTGTTCTGATGATGTAAGAGTGAGATTTATGCCAGTTCATaacttatttttttgcattcaggacccaaaaaaacccactaaATAAATCTTTTGGGTGTCAACCTGAAAAAGTTGGAGAACCACTGAGTTAGCTGACCAGTTGAAATGAATCTGGTACACTGGGATGTGTGCAGTCTCACAGGGGAATAGTAGTGTGTGTTTAGCTTTCCACATCCTGCTGCCTCCACTGTGTACACTCTCTTTATtggttcctgtttttttttttttttctttttgcctccTTTTCTCTGCAGCTTAATTACTCTCCGTTGCTAAGGGTGTATTAGTGAGGATCTGTCCTTCTCTCGCTGTGCTATTATTTTTCTCCTTCCGTCAGTGGGTCTGGTGGTAAGGCTGAAAAATGCTTGCCTTAGCTGAAACAGTGATTATGTTCTAACTCACTAATTAAACCAGTCAATAGTAATTGATTGGCTCTGATAGAAAGTATCTCTCAAGCCGACAACCTGACTAAAACACCAGGCCGCCTTCTCCTCTGCCTGCCAGGTCCCTCTGTCATGATATATGATGATGACCCATTATCACTGAACAGCACGACACAATGCATTAAAAGCAGCATCATATATCTGATTTAGTACAACAACCACTGTGAACTGGTCACACTATAAAAAGACTAACTCTTATTTGGCAGAAGTAGAGGtggatattttatttttgttggtATTTGGGTCATTACAGGACTTGGTGGAAGGACATACTCAAGGATATTTTAATAGAAAATGTATGAGTGGTTGTCTCAAGGTGTGTTATTTATAGCAGTGTCGTGTGACAGAATGCCACTCGTTTCAGCTACAAATGCAGCAGTGGGATTTGCTGAGTTTTTGTTAGAGCAGATGAAAATGCCTCTTAATTTGGACGCAGTAGAAATGAACTAATAATGAAGACAGTTGGAAAAGATACACAACAGTCAAATACAGAcaaatgacaaattaaaggacaAACCCGATGGGGTGATCTTTTCCAGGATGACAATGTAATTGTTAAATGTGTTGGAAAATGACATGAATAATAAGCCATGACCTCCACGGGCACTGTATCTCAGCCACAATGAACACCTATGGAAGATTTCGGACTGACTGTGGTCTATACCACCACCATCAGTTCAGCTCTTCTGTAGAATTTACAGAGTCAATTGAACCTGTTCTAACAGCATACGATGGACATGCTTTACTAAGACACTTGATGATGGCTTTTCCTTGAATTTATAGTGATACACAAACATTCACGTTGAAGTCTTCCGTCACATTCATTCTGTTTTCATTTCCCATTCTAGAATCGCATCTATCACCACATCCTCTGTAAAGGGCTAAAATGTCTGGATTGTATAAATACAGCTCATACCTCATTATCAGCTGTAATGAAAAACAACAAGaggtccagcagcagcagcacttgTAAAGAGATGCATGTTAAGTTTGGTTTCAGGTGATCGTTACATGTACTGTTTTCACACTGCTTGTGTAatatattggggtttttttttcccgtCTCCTCTCAGTGCACAGCCAGAAACCTCTGCTGACAGTTAGCTTCACCTCTGGAGACATCAGCCTGATGAACAACTATGATGACCTCTCTCCCACCCTCATCCGCACTGGACTGAAAGGTGCATGAGTGTCACATCATTAGTGTCAAGCAACTCTAAGATTTGTTTATTCTCTCAAACtttatttgttccatttttattttttttttggtctgtcttAAGGCATTGGTTAGCATTGTTTCTTTACAATTGTTCAaacttctatatatatatatttggctGTTGTGTTATAGATGTGGTGGTCCAGTGGTGCTCACAGGGGGACCTCCTTGCAGTGGCAGGGATGGAGAGGACCCTCCTCTCTCCAGACCCCTCCTGTCCTCCCACCGCCAGGAACGCCATTGTTAAGTTTTATAATGTTCGGGGTGAACACATCTACACACTGGACACACCAGCACAGGTAATCAAAGTGCAGTGTGTCATTTTGTTTTCCATCAGTAAATAGTAATTCCACTGAAGGATTTATGTACTGTATTTCAAGAACAGTCTAAGAAAACCTCACTATTGCCTgtctttcataaaaaaaattaaaaaaaaaaaacagatctaatGCCTAACtttattttgtttctgtcttATTTTTTAACACATCTCTTTAAGtagattaatgaatgaatgagttaaaTCTTAAAACCTTCAAATTTGAAGACCAGtagtggatttttaaaaattcactaCTGGTCTCCTTCCTCAgtgaaaagaaaatcaaaatccTCGGAAATGAATAACTGGATTAACCGCTAAAATTATTTTAAGATCAAAGTAagtatttaataaaaattaaataaaaataaattggaAAATGAACATCAACCTCAAGATAAGTCAAGCTGAAACCAttttcatttattgttattttctttttgagACTATTATTTTTCTTCGTAGTCAGTATTTCCAGTGGAGAAGCCTTAACTCTCAGTCTATCTTCTTGACCTTGTGAACTGATTGTATACAGAATGTAGACAAAGTAGGAACAGCGTGGTCCTCACCCTAAATCTCTGTCACCCTGTAGCGCCCAATCACTACCCTGTGCTGGGGTCACAGGGACTCTCGCCTGTTCTTGGCTTGTGGACCGGCGCTCTACGTCGTGCGAGTGGAGCACCGTGTTGCCAGCCTGCAACTTCTTTGCCAGCAGGGCATCGCTACAGCAGTGAAGGAAGAGAAAGACGTTGCCAAGCTCACCATGCCTTCCCGCCTCTGTTCTTACGTCACTGCCGCTTTTGTCCCGACCATCAAGGTAACACAGGACAGGGGAGAGTTGGTGGTCACTGCCTGAGGGTAATTTATGGGATACATACTGTGCCTTTGCCGTCACCTTCTGAGACAGCAGAGTATACTATTCTGGGATAATGCACCTGTACAGTTAAACCCTGCTATATCAACAATTTAACCTGTagtaaaaaataaacatgaagatTAAAGGTCCTTAATGTTTTCCAGCCTCCCATCCCAGATCCCAACAACATGCGTGATTTTGTGAGCTACCCAACAGCTGGAAATGAACGCCTGCATTGCACCATGAAGCGTACAGAAGATAATCCTGAGGTGGGGGGGCCCTGCTACACTCTGTACCTGGAGTACCTTGGGGGTCTTGTGCCAATCCTGAAGGGCAGACGAATAAGTAAACTACGGCCTGAGTTTGTCATCATGGACCCAAAGACTGATGGGAAAACAGGTCAGACTGTTTCCTTCATAACATTAACCTACTTgaccacaacaaatacacagaTAACACATTATGTGATTACAGTGATTGGTGAAAATAATAAACTGTTAGAGCAATTGTCTGTTTTCTTATTCATGGAGTATGATTATGATGGGTACTGTTattgtaacagtagtagtagcattctcctaattaacttttttttatcaGAGTGTTATTTTTTGTTAGATTAAGGTTTTTTTACATCTATGGTTGTGGAAAAACTTTTGggcacccttaaaattttacacaatctcaaatattataatgaaatatttgtggaaaaattgtttttgtttttcaaaaggtgtgactgacagaaatgcaaatgattttttgtttatttttaacaagcaaaaataaaactaagctcTTGATAGTTTTAACATGTCATGCCTTaggtgtgtttcattatcttgctgaaacattcagttttgacATCAGTGGAACAGAGCACATGCAGAAGGAGCATGTAGGTTTGGCagaatacttggcagagttctaTGATTTAAGAGTAATTCTTTATGCAATATATCAAGAATAGATGGGGTGTCCAAAACcgtttttttccaccactgtatctCTATAGTTTTTGTGGGGTATTTATTCACAATTTGTCTTTTTATCCCTTTAGATTCAGATCTGTATTATGTATACTGTATTACTCCTAGTCACATCTGCTTGATTCAGTACTTTTCCAGTTATTTAAATATCTAGTCTTGGCATACAGAGTGAGTATGTTTTAGTCACATAGGGCACACTGGGCCCATGTTAATTAAAAAGTGCTTAATGGGGGCTCTGATGGCCCCTGGGCTCCTCATAAATCagccctctccctccctccacagTGATAAATGAAGCCAGCCATGAAATGGTTCCAGCCTATTCACACTTTAATGTCCATCAAATAAATTAGCTTGACCTAAACTGGGGCAGCAGTGGTTCACAGATTCTATACAGTGTGAATGAGGAAAGGGACGCAGTGAGGTTATAGTTTGGACTGTGTGTGCTAACGTTTTTATGTATGTGAAGAAATACTCGAACATCACTTTGTCAGTGATATAGTATGTCACATCTCCTTGTTCATTAACAAGTTAATTAAGATGCCCACATATTAACATTTGAGCTATGTTTTCAGCATCACAGTGGGTGAAGGTTTGCCGTAAAAACAAATGAGCCCTATTATGTTCATTTTAGGACCCACATATTGATAATCTGTTGACTTATTTTGTTGTTGCCTTCCCTCAGATGAGATTTACGGCAATAGTCTGATATCTGccatgattgacagctgcaatTGTTCCGACTCCAGTGACATTGAGCTGAGTGATGACTGGGTTGGCAAGAAATCTCCAAAAATATCCAGGGGTAGTAAATCCCCTAAACTGCCCAGGTAACCAGATACCTAATCTGTCAGTACTGCTGcatattttgtcatatttttaaatCTGATATTCATTTCTTCAACAGTGATGCTCCTGTATTCACACACAGATTGAAaaacctgtttttgttcatttgttgcagAATGATTCAGTTTGATGAAGAGACTGTTTAACCCCATTTTAAGATGGAACAAGAGTTCTTAAAATTACAATATAATGATCTAAACTCTTGTTGTCATTGAGATTGTAATATTTCCCTAACCCTTCACATAAATGAGAGGTTCTGACATTTACTGTTTTGATCACTGCATGCCTAAACCTTCTTTTTTATTTGCTACCTTCTCTGTAGAGACTTAGTTTGTCCCTTTACCAACAGGATCAACATTGATCCCAGAAAATCACCAAAACTTTCCCGCGCCACACAGGAGATCTCCAGGTCACCAAGGTTACCAATACGGAAACCTTCAATTGGGTCACCCAGTCTAACACGGAGAGAATTTCCTCTAGATGACATCACCCAGgtgaaaaaatttaattatttaagTATAATTACAAtgataaagcagaaaaaataatattacttaGCTTtcttatgattttaaatgtgattcattttattTGTAGGTGTGCTCTCATAAAACAACACACACCTTTGCCTTTTTTTCTTACAGCAAAACTACCTAGCTCAGGTCACATCTAATATTTGGGGAACAAAGTTCAAGATTGTAGGGCTAGCCACATTTTTGCCAACCAATCTTGGTGCAGGTAACCATTTAACTTGTTTTATCAGATAAACTGAAAAAtagaaatgttaaataacttaATACTATTTGTTttctgaaatttcttttttttttttccctcatactTCTTCTTAATGTCTCTTCCCTTTCAGTCATCTATAAGACGAGCCTCCTCCATCTGCAGCCCAGACAGATGACCATCTACCTGCCAGAGGTTCGGAAGATCTCCATCGACTACATCAACCTGCCTGTCTTCAGTCCCAACGTCTTcagtgaagatgaagatgacctaCCTGTCACAGGCCCTGCTGGTGTTGCTGACGATAATCCTCCCTGTACTGTCAACATCCCCATCGCCCCCATTCATAGTCCTGCCCAGGCCATGTCCCCCGCTCAAAGCATTGGTCTGGTTCAATCACTTCTAGCTAATCAAAATGTTCAGTTGGATGTTCTTACAAATCCCACAGCAAGCCCAGCTGGAGCTGCTGCCAGTGGATCAGACCAAAGCCAGGACACCATCCTGACAGCCCAGTACACAGTTCCCACCAGGTACTCGAGTCCAGGGCAGGTCATCTTTGGAGGACTAGAAATGAGCCGACTCATGGTTGGACCGCCACCTTCCCATAATCCTTCACAACAGCAGCATCAACAACCAAGTCATCAGCAGCAGCAAcatcaacaacagcaacagctgCAACATCATCAACAAATACAGCACCATCAACAACAGCTTCAGCAACAACAGCTTCAGcatcaacagcaacaacagcttcAGCATCAACAGCAACAGCAGCTTCAGCATCAACAGCAACAGCAGCTTCAGCATCAACAGCAActccagcagcagcaacagcagcagcaaatgCTCCAGCACCagcaactacaacaacaacaacttcagCAACAGCACATTCAGCAGCAGCTTCAACatatacagcagcagcagctgcagcagcacatacagcagcagcaacaaattCAACAGCAACTgcaacaacagcagcaaataCACCATCAACAACAGTCACAGCACCATCATCCACTTCAGCAGCAGCTCCAAATTCAGATTCCTGTTCCTTCTGTGACACCAGGACAGCCTTCAGGGGCAGCTGTGCACCAGCTCCAGCCAGGGGCGCTGCAGATCCAGATCCCCCATCCACCTGCTGATTTAGTGGTTGAGAGACCAGTGGGAGGTGAACATGAGCATTTACTTAAAATAAAGACCACTCGATCAGCTTCACAGCTGGCCGAGGGTGATACCGTGGTGTTCAGTGCCCCTCTGGAGCTCAGTAAGATGAATCCTCCACCCCCCTACCCCGGGACAGTTGCTGCAGCTGtggctgctgcagctgctgctgcctcAGCATCAGCCTCCACTACTGCTCCCAGTGCTGCATctggaacaggaggaggaggcagcACCAGTGGTACTCCTCCCCCTAGTGACCTTTGTCTTAAGAAGGGTGATTTCCCACTTTATCCGTCAGGTCAGCAACAAGCGCAGTACCCCACACCACTGGGCTACGAGAGAATAACAACTTTTGACAGTAGTGGGAATGTGGAGGAAGTATGTCGCCCTCGAACACGTCTTGTCTGTAATCAGAATGTGTATACACTCCAGGGACCTGGCAGCTCTGCCACTCTCAGGGtcacatcctcttcctcctcctcagctgaTGGCAAGAAGATCCAGATGCCCTATACCTCTGCCACTCTCAACCGACTTACTGCACCTCGTTACTCTATACCCAGTGGAGACCCTCCCCCATACCCTGACCCAGCCAATCAGAACACTGCTGCTGCTAGCCGGAACATTGGTCTAAGGCTTGACAGCAATCTAATCCACGCCACTCTCAGGAGGAACAGCAGAGAGGCTGCTCTCAAAGTTTCCCAGATGCTGGAACTGCCAAGACCACTGCCTCCTAAGGCTAAAAACAGTGGTGCATTAGCAGCCTCTCTCCAGCAGAGAGTGCCAACAGCCTTATACACTTGTAGTCAGTGTAGCAGTGGATCCAGTGTTGGAGGCACTGCTCCTGGGAGTGCTAATGGAATAGCAGGAGGGACTATTATCAGACAGGATTTTCCTCCTGGCAATGGAGCACCACACAGCACAGTTATCGTTCATTCCAACAGCACTACACCTTTGGCATCCCAGTCCTCTTACAACCTGCTGAGTGCTCTAGAAGGATCAGGGACTGGAGCCGGAGGAGcaagaacagaaaacagagacAGGGCAGACTATGTTAATTCAGCTTTTACTGAAGATGAGACACTGAATCAGTCTCTGAGGCATCTGGCACTAGGAGGAAATGATGCATCAGGGCTAGTCGTCAAACGGCCTCCTCCTTACCAGTGGGACCCAGCTGCAACAGAGGAGGTGTGGGTTCCTCAGGAAAGGACAGC
It contains:
- the tulp4a gene encoding LOW QUALITY PROTEIN: tubby-related protein 4a (The sequence of the model RefSeq protein was modified relative to this genomic sequence to represent the inferred CDS: deleted 1 base in 1 codon), yielding MFAAVEHGPVLCSDSNILCLSWKGRVPKSEKEKPVCRKRYYEEGWLATGNGRGVVGVTFTSSHCRRDRPTPQRVNFNLRGHNSEVVLVRWNEPFQKLATCDTDGGIFVWIQYEGRWSVELVNDRGAQVSDFTWSHDGTQALISYRDGFVLVGSVSGQRHWSSEINLESQITCGIWTPDDQQVLFGTADGQVIVMDCHGRMLAHILLHESDGIVGMSWNYPSFLVEDSSESDTDSDDYSPPQVHSQKPLLTVSFTSGDISLMNNYDDLSPTLIRTGLKDVVVQWCSQGDLLAVAGMERTLLSPDPSCPPTARNAIVKFYNVRGEHIYTLDTPAQRPITTLCWGHRDSRLFLACGPALYVVRVEHRVASLQLLCQQGIATAVKEEKDVAKLTMPSRLCSYVTAAFVPTIKPPIPDPNNMRDFVSYPTAGNERLHCTMKRTEDNPEVGGPCYTLYLEYLGGLVPILKGRRISKLRPEFVIMDPKTDGKTDEIYGNSLISAMIDSCNCSDSSDIELSDDWVGKKSPKISRGSKSPKLPRDLVCPFTNRINIDPRKSPKLSRATQEISRSPRLPIRKPSIGSPSLTRREFPLDDITQQNYLAQVTSNIWGTKFKIVGLATFLPTNLGAVIYKTSLLHLQPRQMTIYLPEVRKISIDYINLPVFSPNVFSEDEDDLPVTGPAGVADDNPPCTVNIPIAPIHSPAQAMSPAQSIGLVQSLLANQNVQLDVLTNPTASPAGAAASGSDQSQDTILTAQYTVPTRYSSPGQVIFGGLEMSRLMVGPPPSHNPSQQQHQQPSHQQQQHQQQQQLQHHQQIQHHQQQLQQQQLQHQQQQQLQHQQQQQLQHQQQQQLQHQQQLQQQQQQQQMLQHQQLQQQQLQQQHIQQQLQHIQQQQLQQHIQQQQQIQQQLQQQQQIHHQQQSQHHHPLQQQLQIQIPVPSVTPGQPSGAAVHQLQPGALQIQIPHPPADLVVERPVGGEHEHLLKIKTTRSASQLAEGDTVVFSAPLELSKMNPPPPYPGTVAAAVAAAAAAASASASTTAPSAASGTGGGGSTSGTPPPSDLCLKKGDFPLYPSGQQQAQYPTPLGYERITTFDSSGNVEEVCRPRTRLVCNQNVYTLQGPGSSATLRVTSSSSSSADGKKIQMPYTSATLNRLTAPRYSIPSGDPPPYPDPANQNTAAASRNIGLRLDSNLIHATLRRNSREAALKVSQMLELPRPLPPKAKNSGALAASLQQRVPTALYTCSQCSSGSSVGGTAPGSANGIAGGTIIRQDFPPGNGAPHSTVIVHSNSTTPLASQSSYNLLSALEGSGTGAGGARTENRDRADYVNSAFTEDETLNQSLRHLALGGNDASGLVVKRPPPYQWDPAATEEVWVPQERTATLNPTGPPGPHKPPPLILSPTQHLDVSRLPFVLSPKSPTSPSAASFQAAAAAAGYQISLQYPPATAYSGAQLQPIATSPRPCSSPKEVVAPVPFSQQDATIVLPPGYSANLANLACCPLPPMYPGGSACAGLPIPPIALHTPWGTYNPCPPMPSPAVPLPPKASHMAVDKNVLSPPPPPPPPPPPPPPPAELQSHGGLQEAMAEAGEAFQEVLSLTESPVPQRSEKISKKNRKRVDGRAEEGNVPPLAEGNKSKKEGRALGDFNSLISSPRLGGRDKKKPKGQKEQQLKAKKLSKATANSEFQDSSESEPELFISGDELLNQCQSGKKGWKSKRNLRAATELDEIKCRKANEKEDRGLGSQGFVYVMANKQPLWNEATQVYQLDFGGRVTQESAKNFQIELEGRQVMQFGRIDGNAYILDFQYPFSAVQAFAVALANVTQRLK